A single Anatilimnocola floriformis DNA region contains:
- a CDS encoding Hsp70 family protein: MARAKTKHPAIGIDLGTTFSVISMLDDLGRPKSLMNSEGDIITPSVVFFEGDEMVVGKEAAKALATDAEQVADCAKRDLGNRFYHKLLGGRHYPPEAIQAWVLNKLRHDAARQIGPFSKAVVTVPAYFDEVRRKATQDAGYIAGLEVIDIINEPTAAAVAFGFSQGYMNPNQPDQERKKILVYDLGGGTFDVTVMEIGGREFTALATDGDVQLGGKDWDQRLVDYVAEEFIRKHGIDPREEPNSLGRLSRECEDAKRTLSARQKASIACDYQGAAMRIEVSRSQFHEMTQDLLDRTAFTTRQTLQAAGLGWTDIDRVLLVGGSSRMPAVVQKLKELSGKDPDCSVSPDEAISHGAALHAGILLAYHEGKSPSFHIRNVNSHSLGVVAMDVKTKRPRNAILVPRNTPLPVVARRVFKTQKQGQKSILVQIVEGESTSPDDCSPLGKCAVRDLPPSLPAQTPIEVRFRYEENGRLTVLVKVDGTDNQLRHELSRENTLSTEQLDSWRKYVSGLDPTAEPEPANLSGAALDVKQPPRTLAETEDISGEDDERVTDKSLAERMPDPESSSEIRKRWKN, translated from the coding sequence ATGGCTCGAGCGAAGACAAAACACCCCGCCATCGGCATCGACCTGGGAACGACATTTTCCGTCATCTCGATGCTCGACGATCTCGGCCGGCCGAAGTCGCTGATGAACAGCGAAGGGGACATCATCACGCCGAGCGTGGTGTTCTTTGAAGGGGACGAGATGGTGGTCGGCAAGGAGGCGGCGAAAGCCCTCGCCACCGATGCCGAACAGGTTGCCGATTGTGCCAAGCGCGATCTGGGGAACCGCTTTTATCACAAGTTGCTCGGCGGTCGGCATTATCCGCCCGAGGCGATTCAAGCTTGGGTGCTGAACAAGCTGCGTCACGATGCGGCCCGGCAGATCGGCCCCTTCAGCAAAGCCGTGGTCACCGTGCCGGCGTACTTCGATGAAGTTCGCCGCAAAGCCACGCAAGACGCCGGCTACATCGCTGGTCTGGAGGTGATCGACATCATCAACGAGCCGACGGCGGCTGCGGTGGCGTTTGGCTTTTCGCAGGGATACATGAACCCCAATCAGCCCGATCAAGAGCGAAAGAAGATCCTCGTCTACGATCTCGGCGGTGGTACGTTCGACGTGACGGTGATGGAAATCGGCGGCCGCGAATTCACCGCGCTAGCGACCGACGGCGATGTACAACTCGGCGGCAAGGACTGGGATCAACGGCTCGTCGATTACGTGGCCGAAGAGTTCATCCGCAAGCACGGCATCGATCCCCGCGAGGAGCCGAACTCGCTGGGCCGTCTCAGCCGCGAATGCGAAGACGCCAAGCGCACGCTCTCGGCGCGGCAGAAGGCCAGCATCGCCTGCGACTATCAAGGCGCCGCGATGCGGATCGAAGTGAGTCGCAGCCAGTTCCACGAAATGACGCAGGACCTGCTCGACCGCACGGCGTTCACCACGCGGCAAACGCTGCAAGCCGCGGGACTCGGGTGGACCGATATCGACCGCGTGCTGCTCGTTGGCGGCAGCAGTCGCATGCCAGCCGTCGTGCAAAAACTGAAAGAACTGAGCGGCAAGGACCCTGACTGCAGCGTCTCGCCCGACGAAGCCATTTCGCATGGTGCTGCCCTGCATGCGGGCATTCTGCTGGCCTATCACGAAGGGAAGTCGCCCTCGTTTCACATTCGCAATGTGAACTCGCACAGCCTGGGCGTGGTCGCCATGGATGTGAAAACCAAGCGTCCCCGCAACGCCATTTTGGTGCCTCGTAATACGCCGCTGCCGGTGGTCGCGCGGCGCGTGTTTAAGACGCAAAAACAAGGGCAAAAGTCGATTCTGGTGCAAATCGTTGAAGGCGAAAGCACGTCGCCCGACGATTGCTCGCCGCTGGGCAAATGCGCGGTGCGCGACCTGCCGCCGTCGTTGCCAGCTCAAACGCCGATCGAGGTTCGCTTTCGCTATGAAGAGAACGGCCGTTTGACCGTGCTCGTCAAAGTCGACGGCACGGACAATCAACTGCGACACGAACTAAGCCGCGAAAACACCCTTTCGACCGAGCAACTCGACAGCTGGCGAAAGTACGTTTCGGGCCTCGATCCAACGGCGGAACCGGAACCGGCCAATCTTTCCGGCGCTGCTCTCGATGTGAAGCAACCGCCACGCACCCTCGCGGAAACCGAAGACATTTCCGGCGAAGATGACGAACGAGTCACCGATAAATCACTAGCCGAACGGATGCCGGATCCAGAAAGTTCATCGGAAATTCGCAAGCGTTGGAAGAACTAA
- a CDS encoding biliverdin-producing heme oxygenase: protein MSESTNAVLNVLQRLKQETAPLHMQLEGRVDTLKRLQSAAAYRNLLLAFYGFYEPLEQKLADVDWPAGLNWQERQKIALLEGDLYRLDADPKTAPRCDQLPALDNQAAALGCLYVLEGATLGGQIIERELQKHLQITPQNGGAFFNGYGPRVGEMWSAFRLAVVSFADSPEREDQIVQSAKETFEKFDAWLAKAL, encoded by the coding sequence ATGTCCGAATCCACCAATGCCGTGCTGAATGTGCTGCAGCGACTTAAGCAAGAGACCGCGCCGCTGCACATGCAGCTCGAAGGTCGCGTCGATACGCTCAAGCGATTACAAAGCGCCGCCGCTTATCGCAATCTGCTGCTGGCCTTTTATGGTTTCTACGAACCACTTGAGCAAAAGCTGGCCGACGTCGATTGGCCCGCCGGCCTCAACTGGCAGGAGCGGCAGAAGATCGCCTTGCTCGAAGGTGATCTGTATCGCTTGGATGCTGATCCAAAAACAGCGCCGCGCTGCGATCAACTCCCCGCGCTCGACAATCAAGCGGCGGCGCTCGGTTGCTTGTATGTGCTCGAAGGAGCCACCCTCGGAGGCCAGATCATCGAGCGCGAATTGCAGAAGCATCTCCAAATCACGCCGCAAAACGGCGGCGCATTCTTCAATGGCTACGGCCCACGCGTCGGCGAGATGTGGTCTGCCTTCCGCCTCGCCGTGGTCAGCTTTGCTGACTCTCCGGAGCGCGAAGATCAAATCGTGCAGTCGGCGAAAGAGACCTTTGAAAAGTTCGACGCTTGGTTAGCGAAAGCTCTGTAG
- a CDS encoding carboxypeptidase-like regulatory domain-containing protein: protein MITQANGLMLLLVLLCLGCNSQFGDVTGKVTLDGAPLVGATVEFSPEGGSPAYGLTDEAGKYKLQWTAEQSGAQLGKHRVRITSFNEAKPRIKERVPLKYNRKSELTAEVSRGRQNFDFELVSK, encoded by the coding sequence ATGATCACGCAAGCAAATGGCCTGATGCTGTTGTTGGTTTTGTTATGCCTCGGCTGCAATTCGCAGTTCGGCGATGTCACAGGCAAGGTCACGCTCGACGGCGCACCGCTGGTCGGCGCGACGGTGGAGTTCAGCCCTGAGGGAGGTTCGCCCGCGTATGGCCTGACCGACGAGGCGGGCAAGTACAAACTGCAATGGACTGCCGAGCAATCGGGTGCGCAGCTCGGCAAACATCGAGTGCGAATCACCAGCTTTAACGAAGCCAAGCCCCGCATCAAAGAACGAGTGCCGTTGAAGTACAATCGAAAGTCGGAGCTGACGGCCGAGGTGAGCCGCGGCCGACAAAATTTCGATTTTGAACTCGTTTCGAAGTGA
- a CDS encoding ATP-binding protein, translating into MNSFVPDLTNCDREPIHQPGAIQPHGALLVCDAETLIVTHASDNLERLCGIPAQAAIGQGIGTLFPVSQVSGREMTLRQEVREGRPVYMFSVRIKGVSRPFDGIAHRSGNSLFFELEPGDSEKGPSAPELYRLVQRAVTRFQQSASVLDICQTCVRHIRRITGFDRVMAYRFDEEWNGQVIAEEKRDDLESFLGLHYPASDIPRQARELYTKNWLRFIADRDYVPSKIIPEVHAFSPQPLDMSYCVLRSVSPIHLEYLRNMGVGASMSVSLMREGKLWGLIACHHYSERYVPYDVRTACEMLGQWLSMSLTAAEDRETRDYREASRIALASMMTNIEREDDLAFGLIEQTPNLLSYLKADGAAFVMGDRVFRLGQTPGEAQILQLADWIGLNVQERLVVTDCLQNSFGSALFGSVASGVLAIQLTTSPRQQLIWFRTEQIHTVDWAGDPQKTVAKGEGEPRLSPRGSFALWKETIRGRSTPWLPEEREAAQHLRDALLAQLVRRTETLISAHSDLRLASEEREKTLDSERLARLESERLHRMKDEFVATLSHELRTPLNAILGWSQLLKREPELRGHVSEGLDVIERNARAQAKIVEDLLDISRIISGKVRLDLQDTNIPSIVEGAISTMALAADSKGVRIEKIIDPLRGVQTTGDPQRLQQIVWNLLSNAVKFTPRGGKVQVILERVSSHVELTIADSGQGIDPAFLPYVFDRFRQAESASNRKHGGLGLGLSIVRNLVELHGGAVRASSRGNGQGATFVVSLPVRAIQQPEGEDPTSSLPHPLDCESFNLQGVRVFVVDDEVDSRELVGRILTECECVVNLAGSADEALQILARESADVIISDIGMPGRDGYEFLKAWRAREQQLQLNKIPAVALTAYARAEDRRRALVAGFQAHVAKPVDRGELLAIVASLTGRV; encoded by the coding sequence ATGAATTCGTTTGTTCCCGATCTGACCAATTGCGACCGCGAGCCTATTCATCAACCCGGCGCCATTCAGCCCCATGGCGCTCTGCTCGTGTGCGACGCCGAAACGCTCATCGTCACCCATGCCAGCGACAATCTTGAACGCCTGTGCGGGATTCCCGCACAGGCCGCCATCGGCCAAGGCATCGGCACCCTGTTTCCGGTCAGCCAGGTCAGCGGCCGAGAGATGACGCTGCGGCAGGAAGTTCGCGAGGGCCGGCCGGTGTATATGTTTAGCGTGCGAATCAAAGGGGTCTCACGCCCCTTCGATGGCATCGCGCATCGCAGCGGCAACTCCCTCTTTTTCGAACTCGAACCAGGCGACAGCGAAAAAGGACCATCCGCGCCGGAACTGTATCGCCTCGTGCAGCGAGCGGTTACGCGGTTTCAACAATCGGCCAGCGTCCTCGACATTTGCCAGACTTGCGTCCGGCACATCCGCCGCATCACCGGATTCGATCGCGTGATGGCTTATCGGTTCGACGAAGAGTGGAACGGCCAGGTTATCGCCGAAGAAAAACGGGATGACCTCGAATCATTTCTCGGCCTGCATTATCCGGCGTCGGATATTCCTCGCCAGGCGCGCGAGCTCTACACCAAGAACTGGCTCCGCTTCATTGCCGATCGCGACTACGTACCGTCGAAGATCATTCCCGAGGTCCATGCGTTCAGTCCGCAGCCACTCGACATGAGCTACTGCGTGCTCCGCAGCGTCTCGCCGATTCATCTCGAGTACCTGCGCAACATGGGTGTCGGCGCCTCGATGTCGGTCTCGCTCATGCGCGAGGGCAAACTCTGGGGGCTGATTGCCTGCCACCATTATTCCGAGCGCTACGTGCCTTACGACGTGCGCACTGCGTGCGAAATGCTCGGCCAATGGCTCAGCATGTCGCTGACCGCAGCCGAAGATCGCGAGACGCGCGACTATCGCGAAGCCAGCCGCATCGCCCTCGCCAGCATGATGACCAACATCGAGCGCGAAGACGATCTCGCCTTTGGTTTGATCGAACAGACTCCGAACTTGCTCTCGTACCTAAAAGCCGATGGCGCCGCGTTCGTCATGGGCGATCGCGTCTTTCGCCTCGGTCAAACGCCCGGCGAAGCGCAGATTCTGCAGCTGGCCGATTGGATCGGCTTGAACGTGCAAGAACGTTTGGTAGTGACCGACTGCCTGCAAAATTCGTTCGGCTCGGCGCTCTTCGGCAGTGTCGCGAGCGGCGTGCTGGCGATTCAGCTGACAACCTCGCCGCGGCAACAACTCATCTGGTTTCGCACCGAACAAATCCACACCGTCGACTGGGCCGGCGATCCACAAAAGACTGTCGCCAAGGGGGAAGGCGAGCCGCGACTCAGTCCGCGCGGCTCCTTCGCGCTGTGGAAAGAAACGATTCGCGGCCGTAGCACTCCCTGGCTTCCCGAAGAGCGCGAAGCCGCGCAGCATCTGCGCGATGCCCTGCTCGCGCAACTCGTCCGCCGCACCGAAACGCTAATCTCAGCCCACTCCGACTTGCGACTGGCCAGCGAAGAACGCGAAAAAACGCTCGATAGCGAGCGATTGGCCCGCCTCGAAAGCGAGCGTCTTCATCGCATGAAGGACGAATTCGTCGCCACGCTCTCGCACGAATTACGCACGCCGCTGAATGCGATTTTAGGTTGGTCGCAACTTCTCAAACGCGAGCCCGAGCTGCGCGGCCATGTGAGCGAAGGACTTGACGTCATCGAGCGAAATGCTCGCGCACAAGCCAAGATCGTCGAAGATCTGCTCGACATCAGCCGAATTATTTCCGGCAAGGTGCGGCTCGATTTGCAGGATACGAATATCCCTTCAATCGTCGAAGGCGCAATTTCCACCATGGCCTTGGCTGCCGATTCCAAAGGCGTGCGGATTGAGAAAATCATCGATCCGCTACGCGGCGTGCAGACCACCGGAGACCCACAGCGGCTGCAGCAGATTGTTTGGAACCTGCTGTCGAACGCAGTGAAGTTCACGCCGCGCGGCGGCAAGGTGCAGGTGATTCTCGAACGCGTGTCATCGCATGTCGAATTGACGATTGCCGACAGCGGCCAAGGGATCGATCCCGCGTTTCTGCCTTATGTGTTCGATCGCTTTCGTCAGGCCGAATCGGCCAGCAACCGCAAGCACGGCGGGCTGGGGCTCGGCTTGTCGATTGTGCGAAATCTGGTCGAGTTGCACGGCGGCGCGGTTCGCGCTTCGAGTCGCGGTAACGGCCAAGGAGCGACGTTTGTCGTGTCGTTGCCGGTGCGGGCCATTCAACAGCCAGAAGGCGAAGATCCAACGTCCTCGTTGCCTCATCCGCTCGATTGTGAATCCTTCAACCTGCAGGGCGTGCGGGTCTTTGTCGTCGATGACGAAGTCGACTCGCGCGAACTGGTCGGCCGGATTCTGACCGAATGCGAGTGCGTGGTCAATTTGGCCGGCAGCGCCGACGAAGCCCTCCAGATCCTCGCCCGCGAATCAGCCGACGTCATCATCTCCGACATCGGTATGCCCGGCCGCGATGGCTACGAATTTTTGAAGGCTTGGCGAGCCCGCGAACAGCAATTGCAACTGAACAAGATCCCCGCGGTCGCGCTCACGGCGTATGCTCGCGCGGAAGATCGCCGCCGCGCACTTGTCGCGGGCTTTCAAGCCCATGTGGCCAAGCCCGTGGATCGCGGCGAACTCCTCGCCATCGTGGCCAGCCTGACGGGACGCGTCTAA
- the ruvX gene encoding Holliday junction resolvase RuvX, giving the protein MTSEPTSDSIPRAGRIAAIDYGSVRIGLAVTDPDQKFSSPLENYTRRSEQKDGAWLQQTVQQERLVGLVVGLPLHTSGSESQKSAEVRRFVAWLHKLVTVPIVLFDERFTTSQANELLAEAGFSSKQRKLRRDMLAAQILLQSYLESDRTGHTAAPLDDANPA; this is encoded by the coding sequence GTGACCAGCGAACCAACTTCCGATTCCATCCCGCGCGCGGGCCGCATTGCCGCCATCGATTACGGCAGCGTGCGAATCGGCCTCGCCGTGACCGACCCGGACCAGAAGTTTTCCAGCCCGCTCGAAAACTACACCCGCCGCAGCGAACAAAAAGACGGAGCCTGGCTGCAGCAAACCGTCCAGCAAGAACGGCTCGTCGGTTTGGTAGTCGGCTTGCCACTGCACACCAGCGGCAGCGAGAGTCAAAAGTCCGCCGAGGTCCGCCGCTTTGTCGCTTGGCTGCACAAGCTCGTCACCGTGCCGATTGTTCTCTTCGACGAACGCTTCACCACGTCGCAAGCCAACGAGCTGCTCGCCGAAGCGGGCTTCAGCAGCAAACAACGCAAGCTTCGCCGCGATATGCTCGCCGCCCAAATTCTGTTGCAGAGCTATCTCGAATCGGATCGCACCGGCCACACCGCCGCACCGCTGGATGACGCAAATCCGGCTTAG
- a CDS encoding MFS transporter: protein MHGFEEAGPALPDDPNDRRPWYKLLTRYHWFVLIVAALGWLFDCLDQQLFILARPQAMGELLKHLKSDPVAFKLWTQNAGDIATSVFIAGWATGGLIFGMLGDRIGRAKTMVITILLYSMFTGLSSLSQSVYDFAFYRFLTGLGVGGEFAVGVALVAEVMPTRARPFALSLLQALSAFGNISAALINWQLGLMEGEGLESISFLPSFLATPWRIMFLIGALPALLALVIRRRLKEPEQWAKASHDGAVTKQLGSYSELFSDPLWRKHALFGLMLACSGVIGLWAVGFYTPDLIRQVQTKPLTEGVYQREIAAAATAKDATRETQLTSIHQLWKTGKESEISADLADIKKKIDAEVKRELTKYQSLTSIAINIGAFCGMFGFGALSQVIGRKPTFAIALIAAFGMTIYVFLTLQHMWQIFVLVPIMGFCQLSLFGGYAIYFPELFPTRLRSTGTSFCYNVGRFVAALGPVVKMGLNMAFSKYDEPLRYAGATMCVVFLIGLFALPFLPETKGKPLPE, encoded by the coding sequence ATGCATGGTTTCGAAGAAGCCGGGCCGGCTCTGCCGGACGATCCGAACGATCGCCGCCCGTGGTACAAATTGCTCACCCGCTACCACTGGTTCGTATTGATCGTCGCCGCTCTGGGGTGGTTGTTCGACTGTCTCGATCAGCAGCTTTTCATCCTGGCGCGACCGCAGGCGATGGGTGAGTTGCTCAAGCACCTCAAATCAGATCCGGTGGCGTTCAAGCTGTGGACGCAGAATGCGGGCGACATTGCCACGAGCGTGTTCATCGCCGGCTGGGCGACGGGCGGTTTGATCTTCGGCATGCTCGGCGATCGCATCGGCCGGGCGAAGACGATGGTCATTACGATCTTGCTTTACTCGATGTTCACCGGGTTGAGTTCGCTTTCGCAATCGGTTTATGACTTTGCGTTCTATCGCTTTCTGACCGGCCTCGGTGTCGGCGGCGAATTTGCGGTGGGCGTCGCGCTGGTGGCCGAAGTCATGCCGACTCGGGCGCGACCCTTTGCGTTGTCGTTGTTGCAAGCGCTGTCGGCCTTCGGCAACATCAGCGCTGCCCTCATCAACTGGCAACTCGGGTTGATGGAAGGCGAAGGGCTGGAGAGCATCTCCTTCCTGCCGTCGTTCCTGGCAACGCCTTGGCGGATCATGTTCCTCATCGGTGCCTTGCCGGCCTTGCTCGCGCTCGTAATTCGGCGACGGTTAAAAGAGCCCGAACAATGGGCCAAGGCGTCTCACGATGGCGCCGTTACCAAACAGCTCGGCTCGTACAGCGAACTCTTCTCTGATCCGCTCTGGCGAAAGCATGCGCTCTTTGGCTTGATGCTGGCGTGTTCGGGTGTGATCGGCTTGTGGGCTGTTGGTTTCTACACGCCGGACTTGATCCGTCAGGTACAGACCAAGCCACTGACCGAAGGCGTGTATCAGCGCGAGATTGCCGCAGCCGCCACCGCGAAGGACGCGACGCGCGAAACTCAGCTGACCTCCATTCATCAACTGTGGAAGACCGGCAAGGAGAGTGAGATATCGGCCGATCTGGCAGATATTAAGAAGAAGATCGACGCCGAAGTGAAGCGCGAACTAACGAAGTATCAAAGCCTGACTTCGATCGCGATCAACATCGGCGCGTTCTGCGGAATGTTTGGTTTTGGAGCGCTGTCGCAAGTGATCGGTCGCAAGCCGACCTTCGCCATCGCCCTGATTGCGGCTTTCGGGATGACGATCTACGTGTTCTTGACGCTGCAGCACATGTGGCAGATTTTCGTCCTCGTGCCGATCATGGGCTTCTGTCAGTTGTCGCTCTTCGGCGGCTATGCGATCTATTTCCCCGAGCTCTTTCCGACGAGATTGCGGAGCACGGGAACTAGCTTCTGCTACAACGTGGGCCGTTTTGTGGCCGCGCTCGGTCCGGTGGTGAAGATGGGGCTCAACATGGCCTTTTCAAAGTACGACGAACCGCTGCGCTATGCCGGCGCGACCATGTGCGTCGTATTCCTGATCGGCCTGTTTGCCTTGCCGTTTCTGCCAGAGACCAAGGGCAAGCCGTTGCCGGAATAA
- a CDS encoding platelet-activating factor acetylhydrolase IB subunit: protein MSIARRSWLLALLVAACISPFVAAQETKSDVKPEIKPNDAVVPAPRDAGWMKRHDSFNERVKKGNVDLLLIGDSITQGWEGAGKKVWEEFYTKRNAVNLGIGGDRTQHVLWRLDHGNIDGITPKAAVLMIGTNNSGSNSSEQIAEGVKAIVDKLKQKLPETKILILAIFPRGASKEDTKRKVNEGANALIARLADDKQVFYLDIGQKFLTDDGSLSKEIMPDLLHLNEKSYRIWAESTEEKVSQLMGEKK, encoded by the coding sequence ATGAGTATCGCCCGCCGCAGTTGGTTGCTCGCTCTGTTAGTTGCCGCCTGCATTTCGCCCTTTGTTGCCGCCCAAGAAACCAAGTCAGACGTCAAACCCGAAATCAAGCCCAACGATGCCGTCGTTCCCGCGCCGCGCGATGCCGGCTGGATGAAGCGGCACGACAGCTTCAACGAGCGCGTGAAGAAAGGTAACGTCGACTTGCTGCTGATCGGCGATTCGATCACGCAAGGCTGGGAAGGCGCCGGCAAGAAGGTGTGGGAAGAGTTCTACACCAAGCGAAACGCCGTGAACCTCGGCATCGGTGGTGACCGCACGCAGCATGTGCTGTGGCGACTCGATCACGGCAATATCGATGGCATCACGCCCAAGGCCGCCGTGCTGATGATCGGCACGAACAACAGCGGCAGCAACAGCAGCGAACAAATCGCCGAAGGGGTCAAAGCCATCGTCGACAAGCTGAAGCAAAAACTCCCCGAAACGAAGATCCTCATTCTCGCCATCTTCCCGCGCGGCGCTAGCAAGGAAGACACCAAGCGAAAGGTGAATGAAGGAGCCAACGCTCTCATCGCTCGCCTCGCCGATGACAAGCAGGTTTTCTACCTCGACATCGGTCAAAAGTTCCTCACCGACGACGGCTCGCTGAGCAAGGAAATCATGCCCGACCTGCTCCATCTCAACGAGAAGAGCTACCGCATTTGGGCCGAATCGACCGAAGAGAAAGTTTCGCAGTTGATGGGTGAAAAGAAGTAG
- a CDS encoding SPFH domain-containing protein — translation MFAFFLLTAAAVGFVALLLAAWLTLRFIPNNCVGVVEKLWSASGSVPEGGIIALAGEAGFQANLLRGGIHWGLWRWQYRVHVCPLVIVPQGKIGYVYARDGEALPPSQTLGRVVECNHFQDATAFLAPQIADAPRAGKMRSQQHSGQRGRQLAIIREGVYAINPALFIVITEDAVYTLERLLSTWEMQNITQWQSELVQIYGFTPVVIGQPMRAPSPLHPEEQHVVDSIGIVTVHDGPSLAPGEIIAPTVGNETNDSNCHNNFQDPQQFLLAGGRRGRQYQPLTDGTYFINRWFATIEQIPKTVVPIGYVGVVVSYIGRAGSDLSGDSFRHGERVTEGERGVWERPYGPGKYAFNTYAGNIILVPTTNFVLHWVTGRSETHRYDDSLRSIDLVTRDAYEPRLPLSVVVHIDYQRAPNVIQRFGDVKKLITQTLDPLLSAYFRDIAHKKTMLELLHDRDAIQAEGRAELRRRFHDFDIECVDVLIGKPDTEEKGGKIESLLEQLRLRQLSIEQLETYERQREASDKRRELAEAQAQADMQTSLTNARVKAQIAESEGEADLQRARKQADKQVVMAEAQLTQSRLTAQQTLVLADADSQQAILQGRGEAQRIMQMGLSEAAVLSQKVASYHDPRLFVLAHVGSALAKSSQPLVPERVFISSTSSNGEHSPSENGNGSSPTAQPAITGLMGMILQSLLAERTSFAGDNGDHAALKELAQQLTQDALKNITPAAPVNLPAQS, via the coding sequence ATGTTCGCGTTTTTCTTGTTGACGGCTGCTGCCGTCGGTTTTGTGGCGCTGTTGCTCGCGGCCTGGCTGACGCTGCGGTTCATTCCCAACAACTGTGTGGGTGTCGTCGAAAAGCTCTGGTCGGCCAGCGGCTCGGTTCCCGAGGGTGGCATTATCGCGCTCGCGGGCGAAGCCGGTTTTCAAGCCAACTTGCTCCGCGGTGGTATTCACTGGGGTCTGTGGCGGTGGCAATATCGCGTGCACGTGTGCCCGCTCGTGATCGTGCCGCAAGGCAAAATCGGGTACGTCTATGCTCGCGACGGCGAAGCCTTGCCGCCGAGTCAAACGCTGGGCCGCGTCGTGGAATGCAATCACTTTCAAGACGCCACGGCGTTTCTCGCGCCGCAAATTGCTGATGCCCCGCGCGCCGGCAAAATGCGTTCGCAGCAACACAGCGGTCAGCGTGGCCGGCAACTCGCGATCATTCGTGAAGGTGTCTACGCGATTAACCCCGCGCTGTTCATTGTTATCACCGAAGATGCGGTCTACACGCTCGAGCGGTTGCTGAGCACGTGGGAAATGCAGAACATCACGCAATGGCAGAGCGAGCTCGTGCAGATCTACGGCTTCACGCCGGTGGTCATCGGTCAGCCGATGCGTGCGCCGAGTCCGTTGCATCCGGAAGAGCAACACGTTGTCGACAGCATCGGCATCGTTACGGTGCACGATGGCCCGTCGCTCGCGCCGGGTGAGATCATCGCGCCGACCGTCGGCAATGAAACGAACGATTCGAACTGCCACAACAACTTTCAAGATCCGCAGCAGTTCCTGCTCGCCGGTGGTCGCCGCGGCCGACAATATCAGCCGCTGACCGACGGCACGTACTTCATCAACCGCTGGTTTGCGACGATCGAGCAGATTCCCAAAACCGTCGTACCCATCGGCTACGTCGGTGTGGTGGTGAGCTACATCGGTCGCGCCGGCAGCGATCTCTCGGGTGATTCGTTTCGCCACGGCGAACGGGTGACCGAAGGAGAACGCGGCGTGTGGGAACGGCCTTATGGTCCGGGCAAATATGCCTTCAATACCTACGCGGGAAATATCATCCTCGTGCCGACGACGAACTTCGTGCTGCACTGGGTCACCGGCCGGAGCGAGACGCATCGTTACGACGATTCGCTCCGTTCGATCGACCTGGTGACGCGCGATGCCTATGAACCGCGGTTGCCGCTGAGTGTGGTCGTGCACATCGACTATCAACGGGCCCCGAACGTCATTCAGCGATTCGGCGATGTGAAGAAGCTGATCACGCAAACACTCGATCCGCTGCTGAGTGCGTATTTCCGCGACATCGCCCACAAAAAGACGATGCTCGAACTGCTGCATGATCGCGACGCCATTCAAGCTGAAGGTCGGGCCGAGTTGCGCCGGCGGTTCCACGATTTCGACATTGAATGCGTCGACGTGCTGATCGGCAAGCCCGATACGGAGGAGAAAGGTGGCAAGATTGAATCGTTGCTTGAGCAACTTCGGTTGCGTCAGCTGTCGATCGAACAACTCGAAACCTATGAACGTCAACGTGAAGCTTCGGACAAGCGCCGCGAATTGGCCGAAGCGCAAGCCCAAGCCGATATGCAAACCAGCTTGACAAATGCTCGCGTGAAAGCGCAGATCGCCGAGAGCGAAGGCGAAGCCGATTTGCAGCGTGCACGTAAGCAAGCCGACAAGCAGGTAGTGATGGCCGAGGCGCAGCTCACGCAGTCGCGATTGACCGCTCAGCAGACGCTCGTCCTCGCCGATGCCGACAGTCAGCAAGCCATTTTGCAGGGCCGCGGCGAAGCGCAGCGGATCATGCAAATGGGCCTGTCCGAAGCGGCCGTCCTGTCGCAGAAAGTGGCCAGCTACCACGATCCGCGATTGTTCGTCCTCGCGCACGTCGGTTCCGCGCTCGCCAAGAGTTCGCAACCGCTCGTGCCGGAACGGGTGTTCATTTCGAGCACTTCGTCAAACGGCGAACACTCGCCGAGTGAAAACGGCAACGGCTCGTCGCCGACAGCGCAACCGGCGATCACCGGTTTGATGGGCATGATCCTGCAATCTTTGCTCGCCGAACGCACTAGTTTCGCTGGCGACAACGGCGACCACGCAGCGCTGAAGGAACTAGCTCAACAGTTGACGCAAGATGCGCTGAAGAACATCACCCCGGCTGCACCAGTTAATCTGCCGGCGCAGTCTTAA